A genomic region of Elaeis guineensis isolate ETL-2024a chromosome 9, EG11, whole genome shotgun sequence contains the following coding sequences:
- the LOC105052051 gene encoding protein MITOFERRINLIKE 1, chloroplastic, whose amino-acid sequence MDPFASVSQKPIRKMEANLLPSLSTSSPSSPEDFPSFFSNLNSLLLSSPTTPSSPSLFSSTSLSSAQHPQTAKDPTFILPKCPKPSTGASSRSLLASLSILERALVGGAAGGIAGAFTYVCLLPIDAVKTKLQTRGAARLYSSAVDAALHIFRSEGILGFYRGVSAVLIGSASSSAVYFGTCELGKSLFSKIPPFPLLLIPPTAGAMGNIVSSAIMVPKELITQRMQAGAPGRSWEVLLRILEKDGILGLYAGYSATLLRNLPAGILSYSSFEYLKSFVLSRTGKAYLEPAQSVCCGALAGAISASLTTPLDVVKTRLMTQTHAEATRKISETVRLIVMEEGWAGLARGIGPRVLHSACFAALGYFAFETARLAILHQYIRQRDEMVVDKQAA is encoded by the coding sequence ATGGATCCATTCGCTTCGGTATCTCAGAAGCCAATCCGAAAAATGGAGGCCAATCTTCTCCCTTCCCTCTccacctcctccccctcctcaccCGAAgacttcccctctttcttctccaacctgaactccctcctcctctcctctcccacaactccctcctccccttctctcttctcctccacctctctctcctccgcCCAACACCCCCAAACCGCTAAAGATCCCACCTTTATCCTCCCCAAATGCCCCAAGCCCTCTACCGGGGCCTCCTCCCGATCCCTCCTCGCTTCCCTCTCCATCCTTGAGCGCGCCCTCGTCGGCGGCGCCGCCGGTGGAATAGCCGGAGCCTTCACCTACGTCTGCCTGCTCCCCATCGACGCCGTCAAGACCAAGCTCCAGACCCGCGGCGCCGCCCGTCTCTACTCTTCCGCAGTCGACGCCGCTCTCCACATCTTCCGCTCCGAGGGTATCCTCGGCTTCTACCGCGGCGTCTCCGCAGTCCTCATCGgctccgcctcctcctccgccGTCTACTTCGGCACCTGCGAGCTCGGCAAGTCCCTTTTCTCCAAAATCCCTCCTTTCCCTCTCCTCCTCATCCCCCCTACCGCCGGCGCCATGGGCAACATCGTCTCGTCTGCCATCATGGTCCCCAAGGAGCTGATCACCCAGAGAATGCAGGCTGGCGCCCCTGGCAGGTCCTGGGAGGTGCTGCTTAGAATTCTCGAAAAAGATGGCATCTTGGGGCTCTATGCCGGATACTCGGCCACGCTGCTCCGTAATTTGCCTGCGGGGATTCTCAGCTACTCTTCCTTCGAGTACTTGAAGAGCTTTGTGTTGAGTAGGACTGGAAAGGCTTACCTTGAACCAGCTCAGAGTGTGTGTTGCGGGGCATTGGCGGGGGCGATCTCGGCCTCCCTTACTACCCCTCTTGATGTAGTGAAGACTCGGTTGATGACGCAGACTCATGCAGAGGCTACCAGGAAGATTTCAGAGACGGTGAGGCTTATTGTGATGGAGGAAGGGTGGGCAGGACTGGCGCGAGGGATTGGTCCGCGGGTTCTTCACAGTGCATGCTTCGCAGCATTGGGTTACTTTGCATTTGAGACAGCAAGATTGGCGATATTGCATCAGTATATCCGGCAAAGGGATGAGATGGTGGTCGATAAGCAGGCAGCTTGA